GCAGCCAATGGCCCCGCTGCGAGGGACggggaggagctgctggcagtggATAAAAAGCCCCAGTGGGGTCTGCAGCTCAGCTACAGGGTCTGTGTCCTCCTGCAACCCGGAGCAAAACCGCCTGCCACCATGGTGCACTGGACAgctgaggagaagcagctcaTCACCAGCATCTGGGCCAAGGTGAACGTGGAGGAATGTGGTGCTGAAGCCTTGGCCAGGTAGGTGCAGCCCCTGGGCATCTGCTCAGGAGCTCTGGCGATTGCATTTGGGAGCGTTTACGTGTCTGTGCCACTCGTGACCCTCCGTCTCTCCCCCAGGCTGCTGATCGTCTACCCCTGGACACAGAGGTTCTTCTCTTCCTTCGGGAACCtctccagccccactgccatCCTTGGCAACCCCAGGGTCCGTGCCCATGGCAAGAAAGTGCTCACCTCCTTCGGGGAAGCCATCAAGAACCTGGACAACATCAAGGCGACCTACGCCAAGCTGTCGGAGCTGCACTGCGAGAAGCTGCACGTGGACCCCGAGAACTTCAGGGTGA
Above is a window of Colius striatus isolate bColStr4 chromosome 1, bColStr4.1.hap1, whole genome shotgun sequence DNA encoding:
- the LOC104554581 gene encoding hemoglobin subunit epsilon isoform X2, which gives rise to MVHWTGEEKQLITSTWGKVNVADCGAEALGRLLIVYPWTQRFFSSFGNLSSPTAILGNPRVRAHGKKVLTSFGEAIKNLDNIKATYAKLSELHCEKLHVDPENFRLLGDILIIVLAAHFARDFTPACQFAWQKLVSVVANALARKYH